One region of Salvelinus sp. IW2-2015 linkage group LG6.1, ASM291031v2, whole genome shotgun sequence genomic DNA includes:
- the si:dkey-12j5.1 gene encoding LOW QUALITY PROTEIN: uncharacterized protein si:dkey-12j5.1 (The sequence of the model RefSeq protein was modified relative to this genomic sequence to represent the inferred CDS: deleted 1 base in 1 codon) → MGGQTKGKKKSKARRKDPRSNGGSGLAGLSPQDRMKLKMQEKAKKKTAEKYTVEQLLEKTEECMDSLEFEMAGRFCQRALEVEPDNLLTLDLLGHIHSELGDTQRAKEVFLHAVQLSPEEGHSKYMSLGQIHTGQEAVQYYTKGVQILLCMLEKHAQATAGAGAEAAASPLQDSGSEILIGRDVCVAYCSVAEIYFTDLCMEERAGDQCREAIERALTYHPDNPEALQLMASYLFSTEKNQEGKEYLMRSVDAWLPALKSDAPPSREDIEEEHTQSDIPPYESRITTAKLLIEAEEYETAVDVLEGLLEEDDEVVQVSHDDDVSFYFNFXFFTIQNIHIQTIAYRRTQTSTTSPLPRPTCSHPRLQHPHHSLRHMASDSTPITTCIDTKSGTLRPVSAVDGLGDTTCCGSPIASIPLRELTTGQALQHLFRRTHWCIKCGQPAPLMRLYVKLHCDDGPILEHIEQLLVELGGETEGEEGETDPALDEDFEPSSDDEEEEEDAMEH, encoded by the exons ATGGGAGGCCAAACCAAGGGCAAAAAGAAGAGCAAAGCCAGGAGGAAAGATCCGCGCTCTAACGGAG GCTCTGGATTGGCAGGTCTGTCACCTCAAGATAGAATGAAGCTGAAGATGCAGGAGAAAGCCAAGAAAAAAACTGCTGAAAAATATACTGTCGAACAACTATTGGAGAAg ACAGAGGAATGTATGGACAGTTTGGAGTTTGAGATGGCGGGGAGGTTCTGTCAGCGAGCACTAGAGGTGGAGCCTGACAACCTCCTTACCCTGGACCTGCTAGGACACATCCACTCTGAACTGGGAGACACACAGAGGGCCAAGGAA GTGTTTCTGCATGCAGTGCAGTTGAGTCCTGAAGAAGGTCATAGTAAATACATGTCTCTAGGGCAGATACACACAGGCCAAGAGGCTGTGCAGTACTACACCAAAGGAGTACAGATACTACTGTGTATGCTGGAGAAACACGCACAAGCCACA GCAGGAGCAGGAGCTGAGGCAGCAGCCTCCCCACTCCAGGACTCGGGGTCAGAGATCCTGATAGGCAGAGACGTGTGTGTGGCCTACTGTTCTGTGGCAGAGATCTACTTCACTGACCTCTG tatggaggagagggcaggagatCAGTGTCGAGAGGCCATAGAGCGAGCGCTGACCTATCATCCTGACAACCCAGAGGCTCTACAGCTGATGGCCAGCTACCTGTTCAGTACAGAGAAGAACcag gaggggaAGGAGTACCTGATGAGGAGTGTGGATGCGTGGCTACCTGCCCTGAAA AGTGACGCTCCACCCAGCAGAGAGGACATAGAGGaggaacacacacag AGTGACATCCCACCATATGAATCCCGCATCACCACGGCCAAACTCCTCATAGAGGCAGAAGAGTACGAG ACAGCAGTAGATGTGTTGGAGGGTCTACTAGAGGAAGATGACGAGGTGGTACAGGTAAgtcatgatgatgatgtcagtttttattttaattttWAATtttttacaatacaaaacattCACATACAAACGATAgcatacagacgcacacaaacatcaacaacatcacccctgcccaggcccacctgctcacacccccgtCTCCAGCACCCGCATCACtctctccgccacatggcctcagact CCACACCCATCACTACCTGCATCGATACCAAATCTGGCACGCTGAGACCAGTATCGGCTGTCGACGGACTTGGGGATACCACATGCTGTGGCTCCCCAATCGCCTCGATACCCCTGCGGGAGCTCACTACAGGCCAGGCTCTCCAACACCTCTTCCGACGCACCCACTGGTGCATCAAATGCGGACAGCCAGCACCACTTATGAGA ctgtacGTGAAGTTGCACTGTGACGACGGGCCCATACTGGAGCACATAGAGCAGCTGCTGGTGGAACTGGGTggtgagacagagggggaggagggggagacagaccCTGCCCTGGATGAAGACTTTGAGCCCAGCAGTgacgatgaggaggaggaagaggatgccaTGGAACATTga